One genomic segment of Clavelina lepadiformis chromosome 3, kaClaLepa1.1, whole genome shotgun sequence includes these proteins:
- the LOC143450407 gene encoding uncharacterized protein LOC143450407, with translation MLTTLDNKCDSNVERQCRKTEDPSSEKELNLILRSQKQLWPIRKTNLFDAMQTVNAFRIILNSRKKTLPSLLVSYNEAGTMKTFIVADSIHVRCNNDSRVVLGYLMQLIGCYYYYYSRMPEEEGQRGHRPLFFLYFPK, from the exons ATGCTAACCACGCTAGACAACAAATGTGACAGCAATGTTGAGCGGCAATGCCGTAAGACTGAG GATCCATCATCAGAGAAAGAACTTAATCTCATTTTGAggtcacaaaaacaactttggcCAATCcgcaaaacaaatctttttgatGCAATGCAGACTGTTAAT gcatttcggattattttaaactccagaaagaaaacactgccaagtttgcttgtttctTACAACGAAGCCGGAACCATGAAAACATTCATTGTTGCTGATTCAATCCACGTCAGATGTAACAACGATTCGAGGGTGGTGTTAGGCTATTTAATGCAACTTATcggttgttattattattattactcacGGATGCCGGAAGAGGAAGGGCAGAGAGGCCATCGCCcccttttttttctttattttccaaaatga